A single Pseudomonas brassicacearum DNA region contains:
- a CDS encoding CvpA family protein produces MPFTWVDWAIVAIVAISALISLSRGFVKEALSLLTWIIAGVVAWMFGGSLSQYLAGYIETPSARVIAGCAILFIATLLVGAMINYLIGELIRVTGLSGTDRFLGMAFGAARGALLVVVAVGLLSLGPVQQDTWWQESRLVPQFLLVADWSKNLILGWSSQWLASGISVPAEIPFKEQLLPMAKTPQ; encoded by the coding sequence TGCCATTTACCTGGGTTGACTGGGCGATCGTTGCGATCGTCGCCATCTCCGCATTGATCAGTCTGAGCCGCGGCTTCGTCAAGGAAGCCCTCTCACTGCTGACCTGGATCATCGCGGGAGTCGTAGCCTGGATGTTTGGTGGTTCGCTGTCCCAGTACCTCGCCGGATACATCGAAACGCCGTCGGCTCGCGTGATCGCGGGCTGTGCCATCTTGTTTATCGCCACCTTGCTGGTTGGCGCAATGATTAATTATCTGATCGGCGAACTGATTCGCGTCACCGGGCTTTCCGGGACGGACCGGTTCCTGGGCATGGCCTTTGGCGCGGCGCGTGGCGCATTGCTGGTGGTCGTGGCCGTCGGGCTCTTGAGCCTGGGGCCGGTACAGCAGGATACGTGGTGGCAGGAGTCCCGGCTCGTGCCACAATTTCTATTGGTCGCAGACTGGTCCAAAAACCTGATCCTGGGTTGGAGCAGTCAGTGGCTTGCCAGCGGTATCAGCGTACCCGCTGAAATACCGTTCAAGGAACAGCTCTTGCCGATGGCCAAAACGCCGCAGTAA